Within the Brienomyrus brachyistius isolate T26 unplaced genomic scaffold, BBRACH_0.4 scaffold58, whole genome shotgun sequence genome, the region AAGCAGGAGATACATGTAACAGAATGAGAACATTCACAGTCAACAGAGTCATTCTAATcacaagcaggcaggaaagcAGAAGATACATGTAACAGAATGAGAACGTTCACAGTCAACAGAATCATACTAATGACAAGCAGGCAAGCATGAGATACATGTAACAGAATGAGAACATTCACAGTCAACAGAGTCATACTAATCACAAATAATGAAGCACTATGGACTACAACTcaggcaggaacttaaatacaaaaactGAACAGGGTGATGACAAGCAGGAGTGAAACAGACAATTAACTGATAGGGGAAGGTGCAGGATAACAagcaatcagggaaacacacaaggGCAGGTACAGGAACGggcaacaggtgaaactaattaaCTCAGGGAACTGAAGAGGGAAACTAAGAACTGACCAAGGAAACAGGGAAACAGGAACTAAGACTAGGGAGTAACAGACAGGTAGGAACACAAGCACGGGCACAAAGAGTTtaaccaaaaccaaatacaaaatcaccagacacaggaactagaaaaagtcatacaaatgaaacactagggagtaaaatacaaaaatagagGAAGCAGGATTCAAACACAGGACAGAAAGGTTCACAGACAACCACATGCTCAACATGTTGAGCTATGTGGCCAACAGGGACCAGGGGAAACACAGAGTCTGATAACAtctgggtgacgctgaagcaggacattaataggacagaacagaaagcctttattgtcattgtacagggaggaaatacagtaaatagacataaatatataaaatgtatatatacaggggagggggaaagcccccccccactcatcagaattacatttaattacattttagccagagagaaaaactataaaaatatttttttcatggttatccagctcactgaacacaggcatttatatttgtcaaacatacatttcagagtaaaaaggattaaaaggttaaaaagcagagattttacctttttgccaggagaaccagcaacacgtcacagtgacactgaggagtttatattgacaaaaaaccctggatagagggactcagtgaatgaggaggtgaatctgtgcaggggggtcagtccatcagaggagactctgtagaaggacagagcaccagccccccagtccagatacactcctactctgcgggagcctgagggctttatgggtaagagagtctgtttattattgtgacagACAAAGTATCTGTCAGTATCACagcacagactccatgacttgtcattgtatccaaacacACAGTCCCTccatcctttcctcccgatccctttataagtcactcctatccaggcaccatctccatcccactcagcctcccagtaacagcggccagtcagactctctctgcacagaacttgggggcacaagctgtcaaatctctctgcatgatcaggatatggctgccgctctgccccccatgtcaccttcctgttcccccctgacagagacaggcttctgtgtgctgtgttggggtccagcgtcagctggcaggagtctgtaggcaggaggaagaattattaatcctatcaggccgcctgtactttatgtttctgtacgatataaaaacagcacagcttcccctaacgaagcgggaactgaagcttatgaaacagctcagCAAATGTCGGAGGGCGCgcgacggcggcgggaagagccgccaaaacGCTAAACTAACAGCGTAATTACGGGTAAATtaaattacaaagcagcgacattcatcagacatattcactacaagcatatttaccacaaaacagcaccagagatcaatactaaagtcagtgtctttccttctaaccgCTAAAGCCGGTGCGTGCGgcttgaaaatggccatcaataacagaatatttaagcaatattattacatatttaaagtgatatttaataaaagtttggacctggatACAAAGGATGATTCCGGCGCCGGAGTCGCGTTCCATGAGgatccagtatttgcagcgattGTCTGACatggtctttagtcacagcaaaggcggtctgaatgcatttcacattCATTGGCTTATTTCCGTGAAGCATGTCAGACTTTATCTACTGATCCGggagaaacactgcagtgtCGAGCGGGGCGGAATAGGTGCCGCGCAAAGCCGGCAAACTAATGAAAATACCGTCTACATACCATCAAAAAAAACGGATTAAACTACACAAAGcgtgcatcatgaaaaacagaaaggttatctcattaattcagaaaacagaaaaatattgctcagaaaaaagggattattatttcattaattcggaaaaacatgactgatttttttttcagatgaatgcaatacgcttccatagagaaccgcttatCGCGTGCGTGACTCTAGATGCGGCGCCgctgccgcgaggcgtgagccccgcatctcgcgcaggCACgtggccgctctaatctgttaacatgggcgccgaaaagaaattttaatatttttccacCGCACATGCAGTGTGTCCTGgacgctaatttcttttagcaccgtggatcaggagaactttttaatattcatgagcgaAGCCCTATACGATTGcctggctgattaatatttatgagaggggcactacccgattggccagttaacatcgacatgcgctgcctgtttcttctgcctaaaacaggggtgtccaaatcctaATCCAAGTCCTGGGGgacggagccctgtgtagcttagttctttccctgttccaccacaaatgattcaactcaagagctgtgtgctaattagcacaaggaatttaatcaggtgtgttaaatgaggagaACATAGAAAGttctcacctaactgttagcactgcctatagtctcccctactttgactaattgcacattttatttcccatactcctcctgggctgtgctgccCAGAGATtgcaatctatcaagatgtacAGCACagcctgctacatgtgacattgCCACTACCAGTGaagtccctgcatccagctcatcattctgtctgtctcatcttccatgtatgacccactGCCTTACTTctagttgcctggcgattggagggAGTGTCAgcaccggcttgtcatcacctccctgctctctggttatttctcaaatcttatgatttggacagtgtgacttggaacttagggttagggcttcctctgctgccccctggaggatgggctccccctctgggtctggttagggttagggcttcctctgctgccccctggaggatgggctccctctttcagtctggtttctcccaaggattcttctttctagggagcttttccttgccactgtcacctatggcttactcactgggggctttgggtgaggatgctgtaaagcgctgtgtgacgatgtaatgttgtgataatgcgctataatTTCTTGTTGTTGTTGAGAAAccaaaaaatgtgcaggactctggccctccaggactggatttgggctcccctggtttaagggattcagtgaccaatcagtaatattctctcatgaatattaaggaatgttccagaaccaccctgtaaaaatgcacattttgcacttgaggagagagtTCAGTGTCACTACCTATgggtgccgtcttaggacaatactaacgaatctcacatagaaaacacatactgtacactcaCGGCATgcgcaaaaagaacaaatgcaaaggattctttttttgtgaaagtaAAGATGTATAAATCAGAATACATtttaaccatcctacactcccacacaaacacaaagacaatatgAGTATAAATGATTACATGaattgatagtgtttctggtgatgattctgatattttgtttctcgattggatgttgtctaaaatgacatgaaactcacctaaaaacacacatgcaaatccatctacacagtcacactcatcacaacaattgtgtgaaaacaaccataacatagtattaatggtattattaataaaaacatgcaaacacacttacatttctgtaagcctggtctggtcctgcagtcTGCACTGTGatccacactacaggagaagcagaatgacatagtactgctgtatccatttatttattggtgcctcttcttcacatacatgcataagtatctgtagcgtgtcagacacacactccgtactcacttcagcttctccagtttacagctgggatcctccagtacagcagagagcagcttcactcctgagtctcctgggtgattgtagctcaggtccagctctctcaggtgtgaggggtttaacttcagagctgaagccaaggaaggacagccttcttctgtgactctacagcctgacagcctgcagagagacagacaaaaaatccctaataaataagatcacctcaccattacaagcattactattaagcaaaagtgactcctctattaaatatttcaataatcacgcaaagttaacatcttttcaacattttataagaaccaaaacttctcagaacaagaatcagatccagttgatatagaatcatttttaaataatctagacttacccatattaaccaatgaaacagcagatgcctttaatgccagaggtggagatttcaggtccagagagtataaatccagaccaagattttgtttcaaccaaccagttgagtataaagagtcgcagtcacagagtactcaactggtttgttgaaacaaaatcttggtctggatttgtactcgttggacctgaaatgtccacctctgcttgatgcaccattaacatcagaagaactccataaggtcctcaaccaaatgACAACCAATCGCCACACTGGATGGTTACCATGCAGAAATCTACACATATTTTTGGGACATATTATCTCCAATCTTCAATGGACTGGTAAGAGAAATTAAACACACATCACAAATCCCATCACATATGAGCGCAgcgaccattacagtgttatagAGACccgataaagacccaacacaaccctccagttactggccattacagtgttattgagacctgataaagtccaaacacaaccctccagttaccagccactacagtgttattgagaactgataaagaccaaacacaaccctccagttaccggccattacagtgtcactgagacctgataaagaccaaacacaaccctccagttaccagccactacagtgttattgagacctgataaagaccaaacacaaccctccagttaccagcCACTACACttttattgagacctgataaagaccaaacacaaccctccagttaccagccattacagtgttattgagacctgataaagaccaaacacaactctccagttaccagccattacagtgtcactgagacctgataaagaccaaacacaaccctccagttaccagccactacagtgttattgagacctgataaagaccaaacacaaccctccagttaccagccactacagtgttattgagacctgataaagaccaaacacaaccctccagttaccagccattacagtgttattgagacctgataaagaccaaacacaactctccagttaccagccattacagtgttactgagacctgataaagacccaacacaaccctccagttaccggccattacagtgtcactgagacctgataaagaccaaacacaaccctccagttaccagccactacagtgttattgagacctgataaagaccaaacacaaccctccagttaccggccattacagtgtcactgagacctgataaagacccaacacaaccctccagttaccagccactacagtgttattgagacttgataaagaccaaacacaaccctccagttaccagctattacagtgttattgagacctgataaagaccaaacacaactctccagttaccagccattacagtgttactgagacctgataaagacccaacacaaccctccagttaccggccattacagtgtcactgagacctgataaagacaaaacacaaccctccagttaccagccactacagtgttattgagacgtgatgaagaccaaacacaacactCCAGTTACCaaccattacagtgttactgagacctgataaagaccaaacacaaccctccagttactagccattacagtgtcattgagacctgataaagacccaacacaaccctccagttaccggccattacagtgttattgagacctgataaagaccaaacacaactctccagttactagccattacagtgttattgagacctgataaagaccaaacacaaccctccagttacccgccACTCTCACTAACGAATACAgacttgaaaatcattacaaatgCTCTTGACACTCGTCATTATAATCCATCTTGATCAGACAAACTTCATCAAGACAAGACATGCCTCGGACAACAtccatagattatttaatttagtcagtactgctcagcatacccacactacaaccatgattacatcattagatgcagaaacggcatctgacagtcaggtggacattcctctttaatacactgcatagatttggcttcggagagtcgttcacccactgggttaaaatactgtacagctcagccaaagctacagtgtcacagatgggatcacatcacctgcattcacactctgatggggaagacggcctgcatgcccactctctccttcactgtttgccatcttcatagaaacaCTTGCGGCAGCAATATGACAGAACAGTGAATTAAATGGAATTCATACTAataacagtgcaccatgggtgtcacaggtaattatctgcgtGCTATGTGGGCCtgtttatattttaataaatatttcttaaCGGACCAAAGCGAACCTGATTGTTCCTGCGAAAGCCCTATATCTCCCtctcacattaaaacaatattctatctggggtcttaccaaggaattgtataatcttagcatcacctcatttaacttaaactccacagacctagagatgtaacccaacatcctattggcctttttgaTTGCTTCCcaacactggcgagagtgggacatggaagcatcaacatacacaccgaggtctttctcataatcagctacctttatttcagtggaacccataaaatatctgtactttatatttctgctccctgcatggattaccttacatttatctatatcCAGGTAatataccattttcacttggattatagcttccattccTTTTACAATTGTGCAAGTTAAAgtaattggcctatagtttgttggattacatccatccccttttttgaatatgggcgttatattagcatacttccaataagaaggtaccacacccgcagataacgatttctgaaatagtaaagttaaaggttggctaataatagccctcatctattttaaaattataggtaagatgccatctgTCACGaccgcggtcgggcgaagcggcgattgtgcgggcaagcaggcaggaacgggcagacaagtcgtaatcagggcaaacacggggtttattcaggaaACTGGggatcaggaaacatcagacactgactgacatcaatgacggacaagggaaaccgggagaccaggacttaaatacacaggactaatcaaagtaactagacaaagctggagacgatcagggaaatacacgtgggtaatcagggggcgtggcacacacgaggagcggacgagccgggcatgacaccatcagggccctgcgatttatttattttgagcttagccaggctttgtaccacagcagcctcagttatacatacagCGCCCTCCGCAATTAATGGCACCCCATTGTACAAGGggtaaccctttttacaaatctttacaagggacaataattgtggagggactggATATTGTTTATATTCGatactgtatttgtactaaatgatGGTTAAAGTTAATCAtgtcctctactgtgaacacccgtgtaaaataatcattagagatatttactatatcaatcttcattttcaattataaggcccttactatcctgcagatgagtgatttcagcttttagagctcttttggagttaaaatattggaggaaacttttaatgtcatccttagcctccagtgcaatcttcctttcgacATTCCACTTAGCGAGTCTGATGTTATTTTTTgagtcaacctgtagacttagatactcctgctttattttgaaatcattagatATGTTCTACCTTAGTCTCTCCagcgtacagtgtgaaatacccagtaatactcacctcactacccccagttaacagtgtggaatacccagtaagactgacctcagtatctccagtttacagtgtggaatacccagtaagactgacctcagtatctccagtttacagtgcgaATCcctcagtccagcagagagcagcttcactcctgagtcctgcaggtcattgtcactcaggtccagctctctcagggctgaggagtttgatctgagagctgaagccagtgcctcacagcatttctctgtgagttcacaccggcccacccttaaaaaaattaaacacttttaaatccacttgttacactgcagcactgtattcaaatgaggagaatagggaccatgacataatggattttcagagaacaattaaattactaaaaattattttaacaatcatgccgattctgtttggtgtccattatttttttgtccatgaCACGTTAAGGTCagcatgtttaactgtaacagtgCCGTTAACGTTaacaacacaaatgttttgcatggattatatggttgaatggatgtttcctgcttcactgcttaattatttctaacatggatcgagggctgataagattgtgagatataaggaagtaggagaagaaaacagaagctgtttgtgttcgtttattatgtaactgctgaaaggcattgtgggttttcgTGGTGTCGTTacttttgtgtaaaatgcatattctgtactcactgcagcttctccagtttacagctgggatcctccagtagagcagagagcagcttcactcctgagtctccagggtgattgtagctcagatccagctctctcaggtgtgaggggtttgacctcagagctgaagccagggaagaacagccttcttctgtgactctacatcctgacagcctgcagagagacagaaactccccaataaataatatcacctcaccattacaattattaaataaatgtgatgctctaataaatatttcaagaattacagtttagtgtctaagacaaggcaggcCCCCTCCTCCCTTTCCCTAAGCTAATTGCTTATTAtctcctctttatagtgtgtaatacccagtaatactgacctcagtatccccagtttacagtgtggaatacccagtaatactaacctcagtatccccagtttacagtgtggaatacccagtaatactgacctcagtatctccagtttacagtgtggaatacccagtaatactgacctcagtaaccccagtttacagtgtggaatacccagtaatactgatctcaatatctccagtttgcagtgtggaatacccagtaatactgacctcagtacctccagattacagtgtggaatacccagtaatactgacctcagtatccccagtttgcagtgtggaatacccagtaatactgccctcagtacccccagtttgcagtgtggaatacccagtaatactgacctcagtatccccagtttacagtgtagaatacccagtaatactgacctcaatatctccagtttgcagtgtggaatacccagtaatactgacctcagtacctccagattacagtgtggaatacccagtaatactgacctcagtatccccagtttgcagtgtggaatacccagtaatactgccctcagtacccccagtttgcagtgtggaaaacccagtaatactgacctcaatatctccagtttgcagtgtggaatacccagtaatactgacctcagtacctccagattacagtgtggaatacccagtaatactgacctcagtatccccagtttgcagtgtggaatacccagtaatactgccctcagtacccccagtttgcagtgtggaatacccagtaatactaacctcagtatccccagtttacagtgtggaatacccagtaatactgacctcagtatctccagtttacagtgtggaatacccagtaatactgacctcaatatctccagtttgcagtgtggaatacccagtaatactgacctcagtacctccagattacagtgtggaatacccagtaatactgacctcagtatccccagtttgcagtgtggaatacccagtaatactgcccTCAGTCCCCCCAGtttgcagtgtggaatacccagtaatactgacctcagtatccccagtttgcagtgtggaatacccagtaatactgacctcagtacctccagattacagtgtggaatacccagtaatactgacctcagtatccccagtttgcagtgtggaatacccagtaatactgccctcagtacccccagtttgcagtgtggaatacccagtaatactgacctcaatatctccagtttgcagtgtggaatacccagtaatactgacctcagtacctccagattacagtgtggaatacccagtaatactgacctcagtatccccagtttgcagtgtggaatacccagtaatactgccctcagtacccccagtttgcagtgtggaaaacccagtaatactgacctcaatatctccagtttacagtgtaaatcccccagtgcagcagagagcagcttcactcctgagtctccagggtgattgtagctcagatccagctctctcaggtgtgaggggtttaacctcaaagctgaagccagggaagaacagccttcttctgtgactctacagcctgacagcctgcagacagagagacagaaactccccaataaataatatcacctcaccattacaattattaaataaatgtgactgctctaataaatatttcaagaattacagtttattgtctaagacaaggcagccccccccctaCCTTTCCTTAGCTAATTGCACACTATTTCCGctttatagtgtggaatacccagtaagactgacctcagtatctccagtttaaagagtggaatacccagtaatactcacctcaatatctccagtttacagtgtaaatcccccagtgcagaagagagcagcttcactcctgagtccttcaggttattgtcactcaggtccagctctctcaggggggaagagtttgatcttagagctgaagacagcacttcacagtgtttatctatgagatcacagctgttcagcctgaaacagaaaacactttaagacacagacacatgcacatcctacacattagtaaaatacaaagcattacaataagcatttgttttcagtataattagcagcacagcttacacttcaaGTTGAATTATAGCctgcagagtgttctgtgcgtcctgacaatctgctgcagtcatatggtcactaattgtgagtcagtgcatctttgctcagaactagaggtaaaaacattaagtagaagctacagccaaaaatcacagaatatacaggaatatataggaacacatcaacagcaagatggacgtaaaccctcccataacagtcagaccagtgcttccagtgcagtccttagccatctttctgccaggtgtccctacactcgacacgtatcactgaaaggaggagaagtgaacattcccagcagctaatgcagcagcaactggcacttggattcttgacgatattatcggtaatgagcgtaatcagacaagtatcccggtggcgatatctgacagtgactaaccggcgattatcgtctttgttggggaaacgcgcttaggctacatacaaagcaagataacagaaggattcatgatttgctttcagttcagccttctagcctaagattctgaagcagttaaaaagaaacattgtggagaatttcacaagcattgtcccttgcagtaaccatgcgttcgccattcttgtaagttcagtattgtcacatcaccaacttctatctttagccattcaagtgcagctttctggtgggaattttgagcttcccaactctctctctctctctctctctctctcatctatcATTTCCGGTGcaaaggtgctggtgctgctgcaatATTTCAGTCTGACCTAGGAGTGTCTGAGCAAAGTGCTTATAGCTTTAGCACATTTGAAATTCTTCTTCTTAGTCTTGCGGGATCATTTCTTTGTAGATCttcacctccaatcaccattgttaatgtgtatagactgcctggtccctaacctccaatcaccattgttaatgtgtatagaccgcctggtccctaatctccaatcaccattgttattgaaaatcactcctgattccaaatctggtcagtggttaccatgaaACTGTATGTAGTTACACCAGTTTAATGAAAATCATCGGTAAAGTGGTACCAGTCTAGTCATAAATACCAAAAGGACTGCCACAGACACCCCTCCGAAAACCTGCCAGCTAGATGATCAGCCATTGCTTCAGGTGTCCAATTCCTGGTCATCCCTATTCATGAACTTTAGACCATAAAacatggcacctcagaacagagcagggggaagaagagagaggagcagaggagaacatcagccccgcagagggaggagaagagaagccctgGGAGAAGAGCAGCCCgtgagaagccctcctgaagcctgccggtgaaggcctgctacccaacagagaactgcaaccaagacagagcctttcaccttaaagcttcacaaggagagagaatccaaggggctccactccaacaaccgctccaGACGCCGCACCTTCTTGGGTGCTACCATTCCCTCAGCTCATCTCCTCTGTGAcctactgccaagaccccctccactctgcaaacaagtaaaccagcttcctttcattctaacaacctaagcagttctgttaacctgctttatgactttagggtcgtgtttccacaaactgtgcttgctttgcagaacagtatttccattttaaggttacccattttaaatctggtcactgcattttcat harbors:
- the LOC125724955 gene encoding NACHT, LRR and PYD domains-containing protein 12-like isoform X2, producing MGQPITAAQYIKEKIQENLSPERTINLFHCLTELGDNSLVEEVQRYLNSGNISADDLSPAQYSALAFVMLMSDEELDVFDLKKYIRSDEEHCRLLPVVKNSRTALLNSCDLIDKHCEVLSSALRSNSSPLRELDLSDNNLKDSGVKLLSSALGDLHCKLEILRLSGCRVTEEGCSSLASALRLNPSHLRELDLSYNHPGDSGVKLLSAALGDLHCKLEILRLSGCRVTEEGCSSLASALRSNPSHLRELDLSYNHPGDSGVKLLSALLEDPSCKLEKLQVGRCELTEKCCEALASALRSNSSALRELDLSDNDLQDSGVKLLSAGLRDSHCKLEILRLSGCRVTEEGCPSLASALKLNPSHLRELDLSYNHPGDSGVKLLSAVLEDPSCKLEKLNVDHSADCRTRPGLQKCKCVCMFLLIIPLILCYGCFHTIVVMSVTV
- the LOC125724955 gene encoding ribonuclease inhibitor-like isoform X1 gives rise to the protein MGQPITAAQYIKEKIQENLSPERTINLFHCLTELGDNSLVEEVQRYLNSGNISADDLSPAQYSALAFVMLMSDEELDVFDLKKYIRSDEEHCRLLPVVKNSRTALLNSCDLIDKHCEVLSSALRSNSSPLRELDLSDNNLKDSGVKLLSSALGDLHCKLEILRLSGCRVTEEGCSSLASALRLNPSHLRELDLSYNHPGDSGVKLLSAALGDLHCKLEILRLSGCRVTEEGCSSLASALRSNPSHLRELDLSYNHPGDSGVKLLSALLEDPSCKLEKLQVGRCELTEKCCEALASALRSNSSALRELDLSDNDLQDSGVKLLSAGLRDSHCKLEILRLSGCRVTEEGCPSLASALKLNPSHLRELDLSYNHPGDSGVKLLSAVLEDPSCKLEKLNVDHSADCRTRPGLQKYSCQLTLDPNTAHRSLSLSGGNRKVTWGAERQPYPDHAERFDSLCPQVLCRESLTGRCYWEAEWDGDGAWIGVTYKGIGRKGWRDCVFGYNDKSWSLCCDTDRYFVCHNNKQTLLPIKPSGSRRVGVYLDWGAGALSFYRVSSDGLTPLHRFTSSFTESLYPGFFVNINSSVSL